In a genomic window of Hippoglossus stenolepis isolate QCI-W04-F060 chromosome 15, HSTE1.2, whole genome shotgun sequence:
- the lig3 gene encoding DNA ligase 3, giving the protein MQRRLISFAPKTFCAGLQSLHTLVRRLTLFKVCRSSPCSSRFAHHPPPVYVFNFSKGICSFSSVSHKNNLLRNNFPRFSQRRCCSNEPDMAEQRFIVEYAKRGTAGCKKCKDKIPKEVVRIGKVVPNPFSESAGEMKEWYHVKCIFEKLERARATTKKIEDITDLEGWEELQDEDKEIINKHVSDLMAKVNATPKKKGPAKLNTSSQLMAPPADPSLNAPRKFSGFTATKAGTSSSPGPSSSSPAKASQGSPLSTQLCDPQHKDCLFREFRKLCATVAENNSYNVKTQIIEKYLKKGSCGDKFRGDVYLTVKLLLPGVVKSVYNLNDKQIVKLFSRIFRSNQDDMVRDLEQGDVSETVRMFFDESKSFPPSTKSLLTLQEVDASLTRLAQLTKEDEQQTELEEIAKKCTSNDLKCIIRLIKHDLKMNSGAKHVLDAVDPNAYDAFKASRNLGDVIERVLRNTQDATNGSGPRKLLMVEASLMTPVQPMLAEACKSVEYAMKKCPNGMFSEIKYDGERVQVHKNGDVFSYFSRSLKPVLPHKVAHFKEYIPQAFPGGHSMILDAEVLLIDTNTSKPLPFGTLGVHKKAAFQDAKVCLFVFDCIYFNGVSLMERPLRERRKFLNDNMEEVPNRILFSEMKHVTRAGDLADMITRVIREGLEGLVLKDVKGSYEPGKRHWLKVKKDYLNEGAMADTADLVVLGAFYGKGSNGGIMSSFLMGCYDPDSKKWCTVTKCSGGYDDATLARLQKELDVIKISKEPSKIPGWLKIIKNYYPDFIIRDPQRAPVWEITGAEFSKSEMHTADGISIRFPRMTRIRDDKDWKTATNLHQLKELFRISKENCDFKVTAGPSSDDKGSSGGDSGGSSPSPSSRGGRAPPPAPPPPPAKRPSSSATPKPRVVKSQPRTPTSEAPAAKKVKKTEDVHSNGQSKTKTTSQLLQPRNDKTLLDIFSGVKLFLPVSVQDFDKLRRYFVAYDGDVVEDFDSASATHTMAEPEENSPAQRVTPSWIWDCIRKRRVLPPC; this is encoded by the exons ATGCAGCGACGTCTCATCTCATTCGCTCCAAAGACTTTCTGTGCCGGTCTACAAAGTCTTCACACACTCGTCAGACGTCTGACACTCTTCAAAGTGTGCAGATCGTCTCCTTGCTCTTCACGCTTTGCACATCACCCTCCACCTGTATATGTGTTTAATTTTTCCAAGGGAATCTGTAGTTTTTCATCGGTGTCTCATAAAAACAACCTCCTCCGCAACAATTTTCCACGGTTTTCCCAGCGTCGGTGTTGCTCCAACGAGCCAGATATGGCGGAACAGAGGTTCATCGTGGAATACGCCAAACGCGGCACAGCGGGTTGTAAGAAATGCAAGGACAAAATCCCGAAGGAAGTCGTGCGCATAGGGAAGGTTGTGCCCAACCCTTTCAGCGAGTCGGCGGGCGAGATGAAGGAGTGGTATCACGTCAAGTGcatatttgagaagctggaaaggGCGAGAGCCACCACGAAGAAGATCGAGGACATCACGGATTTGGAGGGCtgggaggagctgcaggacgaGGACAAGGAGATCATCAATAAACATGTTTCAG ACCTGATGGCAAAAGTCAATGCAACCCCAAAGAAGAAGGGGCCAGCCAAGCTGAACACCTCTTCCCAGCTGATGGCTCCTCCTGCCGACCCGTCTCTCAACGCTCCACGCAAGTTTTCAGGCTTCACGG CCACTAAGGCCGGCACCTCCAGCAGCCCAGGcccatcctcctcttcccccgCCAAGGCCAGCCAAGGCAGCCCCCTGTCCACGCAGCTCTGCGACCCCCAGCACAAGGACTGCCTCTTCAGAGAGTTTCGTAAGCTTTGTGCAACGGTGGCAGAAAACAACAGCTACAACGTGAAGACGCAGATCATTGAGAAGTATCTCAAGAAGGGCTCATGTGGAG ACAAGTTCCGCGGAGACGTTTACCTCACGGTGAAACTGCTCCTGCCCGGCGTCGTAAAGAGCGTCTACAACCTGAATGACAAGCAGATAGTAAAGCTCTTCAGCCGCATATTCAGAAGCAACCAGGACGACATGGTGCGCGACCTCGAGCAG GGCGACGTGTCCGAGACGGTGAGGATGTTCTTCGATGAGAGTAAATCATTTCCCCCGTCCACCAAGAGCCTGCTGACCCTCCAGGAGGTGGACGCGTCTCTGACCCGCCTCGCCCAGCTGACCAAGGAAGACGAGCAGCAGACCGAGCTGGAGGAAATTGCCAAAAA atgcACCAGCAATGACCTGAAATGCATCATTCGACTCATCAAGCACGACTTGAAGATGAACTCCGGAGCTAAACACGT CTTGGACGCTGTGGATCCAAACGCTTACGATGCCTTCAAGGCCTCGCGTAACCTGGGCGATGTGATTGAACGGGTGTTGAGGAATACGCAGGACGCGACCAACGGTTCGGGCCCCAGGAAGCTGCTCATGGTGGAGGCCTCTCTCATGACCCCCGTCCAGCCCATGTTG gccGAGGCGTGCAAGTCCGTCGAGTACGCCATGAAGAAGTGTCCCAATGGGATGTTCTCCGAGATCAAATACGACGGAGAACGTGTGCAGGTCCACAAGAACGGAGACGTCTTCAGCTACTTCAGCCGCAGCCTCAAACCGGTGCTGCCACACAAA GTGGCCCACTTCAAAGAATACATCCCTCAGGCGTTCCCTGGTGGTCACAGTATGATATTGGACGCTGAGGTTCTCCTAATTGACACGAACACCAGTAAACCTCTGCCCTTTGGGACCCTGGGTGTTCACAAG aaAGCTGCGTTTCAAGATGCCAAagtttgcctttttgttttcGACTGTATCTACTTCAACGGTGTGAGTCTCATGGAGAG GCCTCTGCGTGAACGCAGGAAGTTCCTAAACGACAACATGGAAGAAGTTCCCAACAGGATCCTGTTCTCAGAGATGAAGCACGTCACC agagCAGGAGATCTGGCCGACATGATCACTCGTGTGATCAGAGAGGGACTGGAAGGCCTCGTGCTAAAAGACGTAAAG GGCTCCTATGAACCGGGAAAGCGTCACTGGCTGAAGGTGAAGAAGGACTATCTGAACGAAGGTGCGATGGCGGACACGGCCGACCTGGTGGTGCTCGGGGCTTTCTACGGAAAAGGCTCCAACG GGGGCATCATGTCCAGTTTCCTGATGGGCTGTTACGACCCCGACTCCAAGAAATGGTGCACAGTCACCAAGTGCTCCGGAGGCTACGATGACGCCACCCTGGCCCGGCTCCAGAAGGAGCTGGATGTGATCAAAATCAGCAAG gaaCCGAGCAAAATCCCAGGCTGGTTGAAAATCATCAAGAACTATTATCCAGATTTCATTATCCGCGATCCTCAG CGAGCACCCGTCTGGGAGATCACAGGCGCCGAGTTCTCCAAATCAGAAATGCACACGGCTGACGGCATCTCCATCCGCTTCCCCCGCATGACGCGCATCCGCGACGACAAGGACTGGAAGACCGCCACCAACTTGCACCAGCTCAAA gaGCTGTTCCGCATATCCAAGGAGAACTGTGACTTCAAAGTGACAGCCGGGCCGTCCAGCGACGACAAGGGCTCATCAGGAGGAGACAGCGGAGGAAGCTCCCCGTCGCCCTCGTCCCGCGGAGgcagagctcctcctcctgctcctcctcctcctcctgccaagAGGCCCA GCAGCAGCGCGACACCCAAACCGAGGGTGGTGAAATCTCAGCCCCGCACCCCCACCTCAGAGGCACCTGCTGCCAAGAAG GTGAAGAAGACTGAGGACGTTCACAGCAACGGACAAAGCAAAACCAAGACCAcgtctcagctgctgcagccgagGAACGACAAG ACGCTGCTGGACATCTTCAGCGGCGTGAAGCTCTTCCTGCCCGTCTCCGTGCAGGACTTCGACAAACTCCGGCGTTACTTCGTGGCGTACGACGGGGACGTCGTGGAGGACTTTGACTCCGCCTCCGCCACGCACACCATGGCCGAGCCCGAGGAGAACAGCCCGGCCCAGAGAGTCACACCCAGCTGGATCTGGGACTGTATCCGCAAGAGGCGCGTCCTTCCTCCCTGCTAA